A window of Vulpes lagopus strain Blue_001 chromosome 21, ASM1834538v1, whole genome shotgun sequence contains these coding sequences:
- the LOC121480185 gene encoding LOW QUALITY PROTEIN: receptor-binding cancer antigen expressed on SiSo cells-like (The sequence of the model RefSeq protein was modified relative to this genomic sequence to represent the inferred CDS: inserted 2 bases in 1 codon; substituted 1 base at 1 genomic stop codon), giving the protein MAITQFRLFKVCTCLATVFSFLKRLIRRSGRGRKLSGDQITLPTTVDYSSVPKQTDIEEWTSWDEDAPTSIKIEGGNGNVATQQNALEQLEPDYFKDMTPTIRKTQKIIIKKREPLNFGIPDGSTGFSXRVAATXDMPFIHQSPELGDLDTWQKNTNAWEEEEDAAWQVEEVLRQEKITDREKRAAEQQRKKVEKEAQRLMKKEQNKIGVKLS; this is encoded by the exons ATGGCTATCACACAGTTTCGGTTATTTAAAGTTTGCACCTGCCTTGCAACAGTATTCTCATTCCTAAAGAGATTAATACGCAGATCTGGCAGAGGACGGAAATTAAGTGGAGACCAAATAACTTTGCCAACTACAGTTGATTATTCATCAGTTCCTAAACAGACTGATATTGAAGAGTGGACTTCCTGGGATGAAGATGCCCCCACAAGTATAAAGATTGAAGGAGGGAATGGGAATGTAGCAACACAACAAAATGCTTTGGAACAACTGGAACCTGACTATTTTAAGGACATGACACCAACTATAAGGAAAACTCAGAAAATCATTATTAAGAAGAGAGAACCATTAAATTTTGGCATTCCAGATGGTAGCACAGGTTTCTC TAGAGTAGCAGCTACATAAGATATGCCTTTTATTCATCAATCTCCTGAATTAGGTGACTTAGATACTTGGCAGAAAAATACCAATGcatgggaagaagaagaagatgcagCCTGGCAAGTAGAAGAAGTTCTGAGGCAGGAGAAGATAacagacagagaaaagagagcagcAGAACAACAGAGGAAGAAAGTGGAGAAGGAGGCACAGCGGCTAATgaaaaaggaacagaacaaaATTGGCGTGAAGCTTTCATAA